Sequence from the Fusobacterium periodonticum ATCC 33693 genome:
GAAATGGCTGAGTATATTTTATATAAAGATCCAAATACTGCTATTATGAAGCTAAGACAATTTGGAGAAGAATTAATAAATACCATGATAAAAATTGAAAATTTTAGTTGTGATAAAAATACATTAGCTGTAGATAAAATTTTAATTTTAAAAAGAGCAGGTTTAATACCAGATGATATTGATAATATCTTACATTCTCTTCGTAAAAAAGGAAATAAAGCTGCTCATGGAGCTTATGGTGACGAAAAAACAGCTGAAACTTTATTATCATTGGCAGTGAAACTTGGAGCTTGGTTTCAAGAAATATACGGAACAGACATGTCATTCCATTCAGAAACTATAGAATACAAGAAACCTGAAAATATTGATTATGAAAAAGAATATCAAAAACTAGTTGAAAGAACTGATGAAATACAAAAAGAATTAGAAAATATTAAAACTAATCCACATTTAACAACTAGAGAAGATAGAAAGAAAGCTATCTCTAAGAAGAGAGAAATAGAATTTACTGAAGAAGAAACTAGACTTATTATAGACAAACAATTAGCAGAAGCTGGTTGGGAAGTTGATACAAAAGTTTTAAATTACAAAACAAATAAAACTTTACCTGAAAAAAAGAAAAATCTTGCTATTGCTGAGTGGCCTTGCATAAAAGAAAATGGAAGAAAAGGCTTTGCAGATTATGCTCTGTTTTTAGGAGAAAAACTTTATGGAATTTTAGAGGCAAAAAGATTAAACACTGATATTCCAACAGCTTTAAATGCAGACAGTCGTATATATTCAAAAGGTGTTGAAATATTTGAAAATGCACAACTTTGTGAGGGTTCACCCTTTGGAGAATATAAAGCTCCTTTCCTATTTTCAAGTAATGGTAGAGGATATAATAAAGATTTACCTGAAAAATCTGGAATTTGGTTTTTAGATGCTAGAAAAGAAAGTAATTTACCTAAAGTTTTAAAAGGTTTTTACTCACCTAAAGATTTAAAAGAATTATTAGAAAAAGACGATGAGCTTGCAAATCAAAAACTAAAAGAAGAAAGTTTTGAATATTTGGAATCGAAATTTGGTTTAGGACTTAGATATTATCAAAAGGATGCTATTAAATCAGTTGAAGAAAGCCTTATTTCTGGAAAGAAAAAAGTTCTACTTACTATGGCAACAGGAACAGGTAAAACAAGAACTGCCTTAGGTTTAATCTATAGGCTTTTGAAAACAAATAAATTTAAAAGAATTCTATTTGTTGTAGATAGAACTCTTTTAGGAGAACAAGCAAAGGAAACTTTTGATGATGTTAAGATAGAACAATTACTTAGTCTGGGTGGAATATATGGTGTTAAAGGTTTAAATGATAAGTCTACTGATAAAGACGAAAGAGTCCATATAGCCACAGTACAAAGTTTAATAAAAAGAATCCTATATCCAAACGACGAAGCTACAGATAAACTAACAGTTGGAGAATACGATTGTATTATCGTAGATGAAGCTCACAGAGGATATATTTTAGATAGAAATATGAAAGAAGAAGAGAGAGACTTCTTCGATGAAAAAGATTTTGAAAGTAAATATAAGGCAGTGATAGACTATTTTGACGCTGTAAAAATTGCTTTAACTGCTACTCCAGCTCTTCATACTCAAGAAATATTTGGAGAACCTGTATATAGTTATTCTTGTTCTCAAGCTGTTATAGATGGATACTTAGTTGATGTTGAGCCACCTTATGAGATAATAACAAAGTTATCAGAAGAGGGAATACATTATCAAAAGGGAGCTTTGGTAAAAGTCTATGATGTTGAAGCTCAAAAAGTAAAGGAAAGAGAAGTTTTAGCAGATGAGCTAGATTTTGACATTGAAAAATTTAATAAATCTGTGATAACAGAAAGCTTTAATAGAGAAGTTTGCTCTGCCTTAGTTGACTACATCAATCCAGAAGGTCCTGAAAAAACATTGATATTCACTGCTTCTGATGAACATGCAGATATGGTTGTTCGTATCTTAAGAGAAGAATATCAAAAGCAAGCTATGTTTGATATGAATATGGAAATGATAGCTAAAATGACAGGTTATGTTAAGGACGTAGACCATTTAGTTAAAAAGTTTAAAAATGAAGCTTATCCTACCATAGGGGTAACTGTTGATTTATTAACAACAGGAGTAGATGTACCTAGAATAACTAATCTTGTATTTTTAAGAAAGGTTAAAAGCCGTATACTTTATCATCAAATGCTTGGTAGAGCTACTAGAAAATGTGATGAAATAGATAAAACAAGCTATAAGGTATTTGATGCCGCTAGAAACTATATAGATATGAAAGATTTTTCTGATATGAATCCTGTAGTAAATAATCCACAAATAGATATGGAAAAATTATTAGATAGCTATAGCAAAGATGTTCCTAATGAAAGTAAAAAATATTTTATTGAGCAAGTTATTGCTAGATTACAAAGAAAAAAGAAAAGAATAAAAGACTTAGGTGAAAATAAGTTTGAGATAAATTCTAAAATATACAGAAAAAATGAAGACATAAAAAATATTGATGACTATATTGAATATATTAAAAATATAAATCCTGATGACATAGAAAAAGAAGAAGATTTTCTAATATTCTTAGATAGTATTCAAAATCCTAAAAAAGATAGAATCATATCTGAGCATGAAGATGAGATTAGAACTGTTAGACAAATCTATGGTAAAAATGAAAAACCAGAAGACTATCTAGAAAATTTTGAAAAGTACATAAGAGAAAATCAGGATAAAGTAGAAGCTTTAAAATTGCTAAAAGAAAATCCAAAACTATTTAAAAGAAAAGACTTAAAAGAATTAAGATATATTTTAGATGAAAATGGATATAAGGAAACTGAGTTAAATTCTGCCTATGGAAAAGTTGAAAATGTAAATATTACAGCTGATATACTAAGCTATATAAAGAAAGTATTGAAAGGTTCAACTATTTTAGATAAGGAAGAAAAAATTCAAGATATTGAAAAAAGAATAAAAAGATTGAAGAATTGGAATCCTATTCAATTAAAAATTATAGAAAAAATTATTTCTCAATTAAGAGAAAATAGTTATTTGACAGAGGAAGATTTTTCAACTGGAATATTCAAAGATAATTTTGGTGGTTACAATAAGATTAATCAAAAGCTTGAAGATAAATTAGCTGATATTGTTTCTATTATCAATGAAGAAATCATTCTAAATTAAGGGGAAGTAGAAAATGACAAATAATGAAATAGTTCAAAAATTATGGAATCTATGTAATGTATTAAGAGATGATGGAATTACCTATCATGAATATGTGACAGAATTAACATATATCCTATTTTTAAAAATGCTAGCAGAACAAGATAATGAAGCTGAAGTTGGAGTTCCAGAAGAATATCGTTGGAATACTCTAGTTAAGTTAGATGGTTTAGAATTAAAAACTACCTATCAAAAGGCTTTAATAGATTTATCTCAAAAAGAAAATAACTTAGCTATTATCTATAGAAATGCTAAAACTAATATTGAAGAACCAGCTAACTTAAAAAAGATTTTCTCTGAAATAGATAAGATGGATTGGTATTCAATGGATAAAGAAGATTTTGGAGACCTTTATGAAGGTTTACTTGAAAAAAATGCTTCTGAAAAGAAATCTGGAGCTGGGCAATATTTCACTCCAAGAGTATTAATAGATACTATTGTTAAGGTTACTAAACCTCAACTAAAAGAAAGAATTTGTGACCCTGCCTCTGGAACATTAGGTTTTATCATATCTGCAAATAGATATATAAAAGAAAAAAATGATGACTATTATGGAATATCAGAAGAAGACTATGCTTTTCAAAAGAAAGAAGCTTTTTCTGCTTGTGAATTAGTTCCTGATACTCATAGACTTGGTATAATGAATGCCTTACTTCATGGAGTGGAAGGGAATTTCTTACAAGGTGATACCCTTTCTGCAACTGGAACACAGTTAAAGAACTTTGATTTAATCCTTTCTAA
This genomic interval carries:
- the hsdR gene encoding type I restriction-modification system endonuclease; translated protein: MYSNFNFLQNDWQGLAKIGEMAEYILYKDPNTAIMKLRQFGEELINTMIKIENFSCDKNTLAVDKILILKRAGLIPDDIDNILHSLRKKGNKAAHGAYGDEKTAETLLSLAVKLGAWFQEIYGTDMSFHSETIEYKKPENIDYEKEYQKLVERTDEIQKELENIKTNPHLTTREDRKKAISKKREIEFTEEETRLIIDKQLAEAGWEVDTKVLNYKTNKTLPEKKKNLAIAEWPCIKENGRKGFADYALFLGEKLYGILEAKRLNTDIPTALNADSRIYSKGVEIFENAQLCEGSPFGEYKAPFLFSSNGRGYNKDLPEKSGIWFLDARKESNLPKVLKGFYSPKDLKELLEKDDELANQKLKEESFEYLESKFGLGLRYYQKDAIKSVEESLISGKKKVLLTMATGTGKTRTALGLIYRLLKTNKFKRILFVVDRTLLGEQAKETFDDVKIEQLLSLGGIYGVKGLNDKSTDKDERVHIATVQSLIKRILYPNDEATDKLTVGEYDCIIVDEAHRGYILDRNMKEEERDFFDEKDFESKYKAVIDYFDAVKIALTATPALHTQEIFGEPVYSYSCSQAVIDGYLVDVEPPYEIITKLSEEGIHYQKGALVKVYDVEAQKVKEREVLADELDFDIEKFNKSVITESFNREVCSALVDYINPEGPEKTLIFTASDEHADMVVRILREEYQKQAMFDMNMEMIAKMTGYVKDVDHLVKKFKNEAYPTIGVTVDLLTTGVDVPRITNLVFLRKVKSRILYHQMLGRATRKCDEIDKTSYKVFDAARNYIDMKDFSDMNPVVNNPQIDMEKLLDSYSKDVPNESKKYFIEQVIARLQRKKKRIKDLGENKFEINSKIYRKNEDIKNIDDYIEYIKNINPDDIEKEEDFLIFLDSIQNPKKDRIISEHEDEIRTVRQIYGKNEKPEDYLENFEKYIRENQDKVEALKLLKENPKLFKRKDLKELRYILDENGYKETELNSAYGKVENVNITADILSYIKKVLKGSTILDKEEKIQDIEKRIKRLKNWNPIQLKIIEKIISQLRENSYLTEEDFSTGIFKDNFGGYNKINQKLEDKLADIVSIINEEIILN
- a CDS encoding type I restriction-modification system subunit M, which gives rise to MTNNEIVQKLWNLCNVLRDDGITYHEYVTELTYILFLKMLAEQDNEAEVGVPEEYRWNTLVKLDGLELKTTYQKALIDLSQKENNLAIIYRNAKTNIEEPANLKKIFSEIDKMDWYSMDKEDFGDLYEGLLEKNASEKKSGAGQYFTPRVLIDTIVKVTKPQLKERICDPASGTLGFIISANRYIKEKNDDYYGISEEDYAFQKKEAFSACELVPDTHRLGIMNALLHGVEGNFLQGDTLSATGTQLKNFDLILSNPPFGTKKGGERATRDDLVFSSSNKQLNFLEIIYRSLNLTGRARAGVVLPDNVLFEGGIGKDIRQDLLNKCNVHTILRLPTGIFYAQGVKTNVLFFDRAKSDIGNTKDIWFYDLRTNMPNFGKTTPLTEKYFEEFISTFDNDEEKEKLERWTKISIDEVIKKDYSLDLGLIKDESLLDIEALPNPILNTNETIEKLEEAIDLLKLVVNELKNCGLSEED